Proteins encoded by one window of Psychromonas sp. L1A2:
- the poxB gene encoding ubiquinone-dependent pyruvate dehydrogenase — protein MSQSIASFITQTLEQAGVKRIWGVTGDSLNGISDSLRKMGTIEWLGTRHEEAAAFAAGSEAHVSGELAVCAGSCGPGNLHLINGLFDCHRNKVPVLAIAAHIPSSEIGSNYFQETHPQELFKECSVYCELVSNPEQMPYMLETAMRQAILHNDVSVLVLPGDVALKAMPETAQAKWNVPKLATYTPDVADIKTLATHLNSSKKVTLLCGAGCKEAHDEVVALAAKLQAPIVHAMRGKEFLEYDNPYDVGMTGFIGFSSGYHAMQEADTLLMIGTSFPYRAFYPEKSTILQIDNQPASLGRHVQIDFGVMGDTKNTVASLLEHIKEDRSDSHLKKCVKNYKEARKDLDLLASGKTSHNLIHPQYLTRLLDEQAADDTIFTCDVGTPTVWAARYLTMNGKRRLIGSFNHGSMANALSQAMGAQSLDRNRQVIAMCGDGGFSMLMGDLLSLKQLNLPIKIVVYNNRSLGFVAMEMKASGYLSDDTDLDNPSFAKIAEACGLKGINVSDPEKLPQAMTEMMAHPGPVVLEVETAKQELAMPPQIKFEQAKGFSVYMMKALINGKGNEIVELSKTNWLR, from the coding sequence ATGAGTCAAAGTATCGCAAGTTTTATTACTCAAACCCTTGAACAAGCTGGTGTAAAGCGAATTTGGGGAGTAACTGGCGATTCACTCAACGGAATAAGTGATAGTTTACGAAAAATGGGCACAATAGAATGGTTAGGAACACGCCATGAAGAAGCCGCTGCCTTTGCCGCTGGTTCAGAAGCACATGTATCAGGAGAACTCGCTGTTTGTGCAGGCTCATGCGGACCTGGTAATTTACACTTAATCAATGGTTTGTTCGATTGTCATCGTAATAAAGTACCGGTATTAGCAATTGCAGCCCATATACCCTCCTCTGAGATTGGCTCGAATTATTTCCAAGAAACTCACCCGCAGGAATTATTTAAAGAATGTAGTGTTTATTGTGAGTTAGTCTCTAATCCAGAACAAATGCCTTACATGCTAGAAACAGCAATGCGCCAAGCTATTTTACACAATGATGTTAGCGTACTTGTTCTACCCGGTGATGTGGCACTAAAAGCGATGCCTGAAACTGCCCAAGCCAAATGGAACGTACCTAAGCTTGCAACTTATACACCTGACGTAGCCGATATAAAAACGCTAGCAACTCACTTAAACAGCAGCAAAAAAGTCACCTTATTATGCGGTGCAGGCTGTAAAGAGGCACATGATGAAGTGGTTGCTTTAGCAGCTAAACTACAGGCACCCATCGTTCACGCCATGCGCGGCAAAGAGTTTCTTGAATACGATAACCCTTATGATGTTGGTATGACCGGCTTTATCGGTTTCTCATCGGGTTACCATGCCATGCAAGAAGCTGATACATTATTGATGATAGGCACTAGCTTCCCTTACCGCGCTTTCTACCCTGAAAAAAGCACTATTTTACAAATAGATAATCAACCGGCATCACTAGGACGACATGTACAAATAGACTTTGGTGTGATGGGCGATACTAAAAATACCGTTGCTTCACTTCTTGAGCATATCAAAGAAGATCGCTCTGACTCTCATTTAAAAAAATGCGTTAAAAATTATAAAGAAGCACGAAAAGACTTGGATTTATTGGCGAGTGGTAAAACATCGCATAATTTAATCCATCCACAATATCTAACACGTTTGCTCGATGAACAAGCCGCCGACGATACTATCTTTACCTGCGATGTTGGTACACCAACAGTTTGGGCTGCACGTTACCTCACTATGAATGGCAAACGTCGTTTAATTGGCTCATTTAATCATGGCTCAATGGCAAATGCGTTATCACAAGCAATGGGCGCACAATCTTTAGACCGTAACCGACAAGTAATAGCAATGTGTGGCGATGGTGGTTTTTCAATGTTAATGGGTGACCTCCTATCTCTAAAACAACTCAACCTACCGATTAAAATTGTTGTTTATAATAATCGTTCATTAGGTTTTGTTGCTATGGAAATGAAAGCCAGCGGCTACTTGTCAGATGATACCGACTTAGATAACCCAAGCTTTGCAAAAATTGCAGAAGCTTGTGGCTTAAAAGGTATTAACGTTAGCGATCCAGAGAAATTACCACAAGCCATGACTGAAATGATGGCTCATCCAGGCCCTGTGGTACTTGAAGTAGAAACAGCAAAACAAGAACTCGCCATGCCACCACAAATTAAATTTGAGCAAGCCAAAGGCTTTAGTGTTTACATGATGAAAGCGTTAATTAATGGTAAAGGTAATGAAATAGTCGAACTCAGTAAAACAAACTGGCTTCGTTAA
- a CDS encoding PTS sugar transporter subunit IIC codes for MSNKFFEFLENTLTPIAGKFAAQRHICAIRDGFIGAMPFMIVGSFLLVFAFPPFSPETTFGFGQWWLGLSKQYFGEIMTPFHMTMGIMSCYICTCIAYNLAKTYKLDGLSIGMLALMTFLLISAPMEEGALPASYLGGTGIFTAIIISILVTELAYFLNRKNIGFKMPEQVPDKIRESFNLLIPALIIILTIYPINLLVQHEFNLIIPGAIMAVFQPLISASDTLPAILLAVLVAHVLWFAGIHGAAIVGGIMAPFFLSNLGANQEALAAGMELPHIFIESFWSFFVTLGGSGATFGLVLMYLRSKSAHLKAIGKLSLVPSIFNINEPIIFGTPFVMNPTMFIPFVCIPMVNATIAYCAASWNLIGKTISLVPWTAPAPIGAAWGAGWQINNAILVFILIGINMVLYYPFFKIYEKQLIAEEIKESEANA; via the coding sequence ATGTCTAACAAATTTTTTGAATTTTTAGAAAATACGTTAACGCCGATCGCTGGTAAGTTCGCTGCTCAAAGGCATATTTGTGCTATTCGTGACGGATTTATTGGTGCAATGCCTTTTATGATTGTAGGTTCCTTTCTCCTCGTATTTGCTTTCCCACCATTTTCACCAGAAACCACTTTTGGTTTTGGTCAATGGTGGCTAGGGTTATCTAAGCAATACTTTGGTGAGATAATGACGCCCTTCCATATGACGATGGGCATTATGTCCTGTTATATCTGTACTTGTATCGCTTACAACTTAGCAAAAACCTACAAACTCGATGGTTTATCAATAGGTATGTTAGCGTTAATGACGTTTTTATTAATTTCTGCGCCGATGGAAGAGGGGGCACTTCCTGCCTCATATCTAGGAGGTACAGGGATATTTACTGCCATTATCATCTCAATTTTAGTGACAGAATTAGCTTATTTCCTTAATCGAAAAAACATTGGCTTTAAAATGCCAGAGCAAGTGCCAGATAAGATTCGAGAGTCATTTAATTTATTAATTCCTGCATTGATTATTATCTTAACCATTTATCCAATTAATTTATTAGTGCAACATGAATTTAATTTGATCATCCCTGGCGCAATCATGGCAGTGTTCCAACCTTTAATCTCAGCATCTGACACACTTCCGGCTATTTTGTTAGCGGTATTAGTTGCACACGTGCTTTGGTTTGCAGGCATTCATGGAGCTGCGATTGTTGGCGGTATTATGGCACCGTTCTTCCTTTCTAACTTAGGTGCAAACCAAGAAGCATTAGCGGCTGGTATGGAGTTACCACATATTTTTATCGAATCATTTTGGTCTTTCTTTGTGACCTTGGGCGGCTCTGGGGCAACATTTGGTTTGGTATTGATGTATTTACGCAGCAAGTCAGCTCACCTCAAAGCGATTGGTAAATTAAGTTTAGTCCCTTCTATATTTAACATTAATGAGCCGATTATATTTGGTACGCCTTTCGTGATGAATCCGACTATGTTTATTCCGTTTGTATGTATTCCTATGGTGAATGCGACTATCGCTTATTGTGCAGCAAGCTGGAATTTAATTGGTAAAACGATCTCATTAGTCCCATGGACAGCTCCTGCACCAATTGGTGCTGCATGGGGGGCAGGTTGGCAGATCAACAATGCCATACTGGTGTTCATTCTCATCGGTATCAATATGGTGCTTTACTACCCATTCTTCAAGATTTATGAGAAGCAACTTATCGCTGAAGAAATAAAAGAAAGTGAAGCTAACGCATAA
- a CDS encoding aminotransferase class I/II-fold pyridoxal phosphate-dependent enzyme, translating into MPLASSFCPNHSMVLRSFSKIATPGIRLGLVTGKTEWIEAINTVKQATDLHSSAPMQAVLFALLQHGAFPFHLEKLRKLYQQRYQALVNNLKLTLPVTCQVTPVDGGMFIWLLLPNCDVDALAKSALENGVAVVQSSVFYQDRRNVKPALRLNFTNANVEALAEEIERLSKVIEEFC; encoded by the coding sequence TTGCCACTTGCATCAAGCTTTTGCCCTAATCACTCCATGGTATTACGTTCCTTTTCTAAAATAGCAACACCGGGTATTCGCTTAGGGTTAGTGACAGGCAAAACCGAATGGATAGAAGCGATCAACACTGTAAAACAAGCAACAGATTTACACTCAAGCGCTCCCATGCAAGCAGTGTTATTCGCCTTATTACAACATGGCGCCTTCCCGTTTCACTTAGAAAAGTTGAGAAAGCTATACCAACAACGCTATCAAGCACTAGTTAATAACCTCAAACTAACATTGCCTGTAACTTGCCAAGTAACCCCTGTCGATGGCGGCATGTTTATTTGGCTATTATTACCTAATTGTGATGTTGATGCCTTAGCAAAATCCGCACTAGAAAATGGTGTTGCTGTTGTACAAAGTAGCGTGTTTTACCAAGATAGGAGAAATGTTAAACCTGCTTTACGATTAAATTTCACTAATGCCAACGTCGAAGCGTTAGCTGAAGAAATTGAACGTTTATCGAAAGTGATTGAAGAATTTTGTTAA
- a CDS encoding PTS sugar transporter subunit IIB — protein sequence MTKILLCCAAGMSTSMVVKKMRESATNKGIEVQIDAIGLEEFDSHLAEYDCFLLGPQIKYKLNDFKIKADQAGKPIAVINQMDYGMMKGEKILADALAMIN from the coding sequence ATGACTAAAATTCTACTTTGCTGTGCTGCTGGTATGTCGACCAGTATGGTTGTTAAAAAGATGCGTGAATCTGCTACTAATAAAGGCATTGAAGTTCAAATTGATGCTATCGGCTTGGAAGAGTTTGATTCACATCTTGCGGAATATGATTGTTTTTTATTGGGTCCTCAAATCAAATATAAATTAAATGATTTTAAGATTAAGGCTGATCAAGCAGGTAAGCCAATCGCGGTCATCAATCAAATGGATTACGGCATGATGAAAGGCGAAAAAATCTTAGCTGACGCATTAGCGATGATTAATTAA
- a CDS encoding MFS transporter: protein MTIKPFFLLLISCFLLMTGYGLSNILLPVRMQNDGISVDNIGLVLSMLSVGFLAGSYYSRKLLQRVGHIRIFAMCGSLTSVAILVSGLFPDPYVLGLMRVLTGFCIACTNATLDSWLSFSATEKNRGRILSINQMVLMSALFSGQFLLSVAPIDGMVLFVISGVLFSLAITPIVISKQQGPIIEDSESMSLITIAKLSPLGVVSCFYCGLLYAGLLNMLPIFANDHGIQNLNLSIFMGSAILGAIIFQYPIAYLSDNFDRRKIMLGMVSTIILASLSIPFLMALDMFNLTLFAIAVITGVAACLYPMSMSETFDKVLKTQILSAMSSLLVIYAFGSILGPYLASLTMKWFGSEALFSFMIIGASTLLVFILIRMKQRPALPQQDQDNFVMQTPSGAVSVLDPRTDYIEPVFKQSAEVDVAISLATKNPAIAVNMAKALALKDPQNASHLAAALSTIDEINIGKLYAAITTAAPDMAVHIAEALTTASPEQAEELVDWITNDHPEQLTSIIVAIANSMPDNGIGVMEFAAENMSGNDPEELLKMTEQYMNEFSDSLDEMRPVDRSAAESEQTATELYNRLSDVSPEHSAEIALTVSEALPESSNMVAEAYVSNLIEGENEQQDNADSAENIEDAVNDYLSQVVESMPEYAVDVASTFIDSVPEVASEMVELLQDTEAVDSSDLSTSIDDKPEESTIQEQLLDAIETQKLDS, encoded by the coding sequence ATGACGATTAAACCTTTTTTTCTTCTGCTAATAAGCTGTTTTTTATTAATGACAGGTTATGGCTTGAGCAATATCTTATTGCCTGTGCGTATGCAGAATGATGGTATTAGTGTTGATAATATTGGTCTCGTATTATCGATGTTGTCAGTGGGGTTTTTAGCCGGTTCATATTACAGCCGTAAGTTGTTGCAACGAGTCGGGCACATTAGAATATTTGCGATGTGCGGTAGCTTAACGTCTGTGGCTATTTTAGTTTCTGGCCTTTTCCCTGACCCTTATGTGCTTGGTCTTATGCGTGTGCTGACTGGTTTTTGTATTGCTTGTACCAATGCAACGCTTGATAGTTGGTTAAGCTTTAGTGCGACGGAAAAAAATAGAGGACGAATACTTTCTATTAACCAGATGGTATTAATGAGCGCATTATTTTCAGGGCAGTTTTTGCTCAGTGTTGCGCCTATTGATGGCATGGTTTTATTTGTTATCTCAGGTGTTTTATTCAGCTTGGCGATCACGCCTATTGTGATCAGTAAGCAACAAGGGCCGATTATTGAAGACAGTGAGTCGATGTCTTTGATTACCATCGCAAAACTATCGCCTCTTGGTGTAGTAAGTTGTTTTTACTGTGGTTTGCTCTACGCAGGTTTACTGAATATGTTACCTATTTTTGCTAATGACCACGGTATTCAGAATCTTAATTTATCGATCTTTATGGGGTCTGCGATTTTAGGAGCCATCATATTCCAATATCCTATTGCTTATCTTTCTGATAATTTTGATCGTCGAAAAATCATGTTGGGCATGGTCTCAACGATTATCTTAGCTTCCTTAAGCATTCCGTTTTTAATGGCATTAGATATGTTTAATTTAACGCTATTTGCCATCGCAGTGATCACCGGAGTTGCGGCTTGTTTGTATCCGATGAGTATGTCGGAAACTTTTGATAAAGTATTAAAAACACAAATTTTATCGGCGATGTCCTCACTATTAGTTATTTATGCCTTTGGTAGTATTTTAGGGCCGTATCTAGCTTCCTTAACCATGAAGTGGTTCGGCAGCGAAGCGTTGTTTTCTTTTATGATTATCGGCGCGAGCACTTTGCTGGTGTTTATTCTTATCCGTATGAAACAACGCCCTGCATTGCCGCAACAAGATCAAGATAACTTCGTCATGCAGACGCCTTCTGGTGCTGTCTCTGTGCTTGATCCACGTACCGACTATATTGAGCCAGTATTTAAACAAAGTGCAGAAGTGGATGTGGCGATTAGCCTTGCTACTAAGAACCCAGCTATTGCCGTTAATATGGCTAAAGCGTTGGCATTAAAAGACCCTCAAAATGCATCACACTTAGCGGCGGCTTTAAGTACCATTGATGAAATTAATATTGGTAAATTATATGCGGCGATTACAACTGCTGCGCCTGATATGGCTGTACATATAGCTGAAGCATTAACCACTGCCTCTCCTGAACAAGCTGAAGAATTAGTGGATTGGATAACTAATGACCATCCTGAACAATTAACCAGTATTATTGTTGCGATTGCGAACTCAATGCCAGACAACGGTATTGGTGTGATGGAGTTTGCCGCTGAGAATATGTCAGGCAATGATCCTGAAGAACTATTGAAAATGACAGAGCAATACATGAATGAGTTTTCTGATTCTTTAGATGAAATGCGTCCGGTAGATAGAAGCGCTGCAGAATCTGAACAGACGGCAACTGAGCTATATAATCGTTTAAGTGACGTATCACCTGAGCATTCTGCTGAGATTGCATTAACGGTATCAGAAGCATTGCCTGAATCTTCTAATATGGTTGCAGAAGCCTACGTGAGCAACCTGATTGAAGGTGAAAATGAACAACAAGATAATGCGGATTCAGCTGAAAATATCGAAGATGCAGTTAACGACTATTTATCTCAAGTGGTAGAAAGTATGCCTGAATATGCAGTTGATGTTGCCAGTACCTTTATTGATTCTGTACCTGAAGTGGCTTCTGAAATGGTTGAGTTATTACAAGATACAGAAGCTGTTGATAGCAGTGATTTAAGTACTTCGATTGATGATAAACCCGAAGAAAGCACCATTCAAGAACAATTATTAGATGCGATTGAAACGCAGAAATTGGATAGTTAA
- a CDS encoding DM13 domain-containing protein: MKKIVLVLSLLIVSLGGIQHAVAADGVITSGQLSAGFSSWGKKSLAGDWKIVEENGKHYIELANNFKATKGPDVEIFLSPKASSAVNGDNATDGSVFIKIISSFEGESRIEIPADVDLSKYKTLVFHCKEYSKLWGVSPL; the protein is encoded by the coding sequence ATGAAGAAAATTGTTCTCGTATTATCTCTGCTTATAGTTTCACTTGGTGGAATACAACATGCTGTTGCTGCTGATGGTGTCATTACAAGCGGACAACTAAGCGCAGGATTTTCATCTTGGGGTAAAAAATCATTAGCTGGCGATTGGAAAATCGTAGAAGAAAATGGAAAGCACTATATTGAATTAGCAAATAATTTCAAAGCAACAAAAGGTCCAGATGTAGAAATATTTCTATCACCGAAAGCGAGTTCAGCAGTGAATGGCGATAATGCGACTGACGGTAGTGTTTTTATTAAAATAATTAGCAGCTTTGAAGGTGAAAGTCGCATAGAAATACCTGCAGATGTAGACCTTAGCAAATATAAAACATTAGTGTTCCATTGCAAGGAATATAGTAAATTATGGGGTGTATCACCGCTTTAA
- a CDS encoding PTS lactose/cellobiose transporter subunit IIA: MDLEMTVMELIINAGESKSLAMQALMSAKKGEWAEVDSLLAESTEASKRAHKVQTELIGLDEGEGKVPVNLIMVHAQDHIMTAMLARELIEEIIDIHRKLK; the protein is encoded by the coding sequence ATGGATTTAGAAATGACAGTGATGGAGTTAATCATCAATGCCGGTGAATCAAAAAGTTTAGCAATGCAGGCATTGATGTCAGCAAAAAAAGGTGAATGGGCAGAGGTTGATAGTTTGCTCGCGGAATCGACAGAGGCATCAAAACGAGCACATAAAGTACAAACAGAGTTAATTGGTTTGGATGAAGGTGAAGGAAAAGTACCAGTGAACTTGATTATGGTACATGCCCAAGATCATATTATGACGGCTATGTTAGCCCGTGAATTAATTGAAGAGATTATAGATATCCATCGTAAATTGAAGTGA
- a CDS encoding glycoside hydrolase family 1 protein, whose product MKFAHDFLFGAATASYQIEGAWDQDGKGPTNWDEFTKIPGKTFEGTNGDVAIDHYNRYQEDIALMAEMGLESYRFSISWARILPTGTGEVNQKGIDFYNNIIDECLKYGIVPFVTLYHWDLPLPLEKKGAWLNRETGEAYLNFANICFEAFGDRVKNFITFNETFVFCNLGYLAGAHPPGIQNDPKKYFQAIHNVFYTHAQTVIAYKKLNQFGEIGLSHVFSPAFSVDDNEENIFATEHANQFNLNWFYDPILLGKYPEYVVKQLKVEGNEPDWTEAELAVIAEAAPLNDFMGLNYYQPMRVEKIQGEVKNLVMTRENSTGSPGNPSYDGVYRTVQMADKKYTKWNWEISSQGFIDGLVSLKALYGDIKLYITENGLGDEDPIIEGEVCDIARIHYIEEHLSAVKEAISRGVHIKGYYAWSAIDLLSWLNGYKKQYGFIYVDHKNDLKREKKASFHWYKSVIDNRGEDL is encoded by the coding sequence ATGAAGTTTGCACATGATTTTTTATTTGGTGCTGCCACCGCTTCTTATCAAATTGAAGGGGCGTGGGATCAAGATGGCAAAGGCCCAACCAATTGGGACGAGTTTACTAAAATACCAGGTAAAACTTTTGAAGGCACGAATGGTGATGTCGCTATTGATCATTATAACCGCTACCAAGAAGATATCGCGTTAATGGCTGAAATGGGGTTAGAGTCGTACCGCTTTTCTATCTCCTGGGCTCGTATTTTACCGACAGGTACCGGTGAGGTAAATCAAAAAGGGATTGATTTTTATAATAATATTATTGATGAATGTTTAAAATATGGCATCGTCCCTTTTGTGACACTTTATCACTGGGACTTACCTTTGCCTTTAGAGAAAAAGGGTGCATGGTTAAACAGAGAAACCGGTGAAGCCTATCTGAATTTTGCTAACATTTGTTTTGAAGCATTTGGCGACCGTGTTAAAAACTTTATCACTTTTAATGAAACCTTCGTATTTTGTAATTTAGGTTATCTAGCGGGTGCACATCCACCTGGCATTCAAAATGATCCTAAAAAGTATTTCCAAGCCATTCATAATGTTTTTTATACGCATGCGCAGACTGTCATTGCCTATAAAAAACTGAATCAATTCGGTGAAATTGGGTTAAGTCATGTATTCAGTCCTGCTTTTAGTGTTGATGATAATGAAGAGAATATCTTTGCCACGGAGCATGCTAATCAATTTAACTTAAATTGGTTTTATGACCCGATTTTATTAGGTAAGTACCCTGAGTATGTTGTTAAACAACTGAAAGTCGAAGGTAATGAGCCTGATTGGACGGAAGCTGAATTGGCTGTGATAGCCGAAGCTGCACCACTGAATGATTTTATGGGCTTAAATTACTATCAACCGATGCGCGTTGAAAAGATTCAAGGTGAAGTTAAAAATCTTGTGATGACGCGTGAGAATTCAACGGGGTCACCGGGCAATCCAAGCTATGATGGTGTGTACCGCACAGTTCAAATGGCCGATAAAAAATACACTAAATGGAATTGGGAAATATCATCTCAAGGTTTTATTGATGGTTTAGTCTCACTGAAAGCACTTTATGGTGATATTAAACTGTATATTACTGAAAATGGTTTAGGCGACGAAGACCCGATTATTGAAGGTGAAGTCTGTGATATTGCACGTATTCACTACATTGAAGAGCATTTAAGTGCAGTAAAAGAAGCAATAAGCCGAGGTGTTCACATTAAAGGTTATTACGCTTGGTCAGCAATTGATTTATTAAGCTGGTTAAATGGCTATAAAAAACAATACGGGTTCATTTATGTTGATCATAAAAATGATTTAAAACGTGAGAAAAAAGCGTCATTTCATTGGTATAAAAGTGTGATTGATAATCGAGGTGAAGATCTTTAA
- a CDS encoding LacI family DNA-binding transcriptional regulator yields MSTILDVCRLASVSKATVSRVINGTGQVKESTREKVFSAMQSLGYRPNRLAQALATNKTHTIGLVVSDFDGIHFGLLLKQAAASAEFAKKQLIVTDGHNDPDYEYEVIMQLEAQCDAVVLYSRTLTDDHIQRLHQQLTIPIVVINRDLPEQLFHSVSFQQEDAVKLMMNHLLDNGHRQIACITGHMMNPTGIARVNGYKHSLTQFGIAFNEKLVKHGAYDMKSGYQACKELINDGTPFTAIVAFNDCMALGALRALTEVGIQVPEQVSIIGIDNDPVSEFFTPRLTTVKLPIADMTKQAVELAITLCEETKATHSYQYKGQLIERESVMPVKSASKS; encoded by the coding sequence ATGAGTACGATTCTAGACGTATGTAGATTAGCCAGCGTGTCTAAAGCAACGGTGTCGAGAGTAATTAACGGCACAGGACAAGTTAAAGAGTCGACTCGAGAAAAAGTGTTTTCTGCTATGCAATCTTTAGGCTATAGACCAAACAGATTAGCACAAGCCTTAGCGACCAATAAAACCCACACTATTGGACTCGTGGTGTCTGACTTTGATGGTATTCACTTCGGTTTATTATTAAAGCAAGCTGCTGCTAGCGCTGAATTTGCCAAAAAACAGTTAATTGTTACCGATGGCCATAATGATCCAGATTATGAATATGAAGTGATTATGCAGCTAGAAGCGCAATGCGATGCAGTGGTACTTTATAGCCGTACATTAACAGATGATCATATTCAGCGTTTACATCAACAGTTAACCATTCCTATTGTTGTCATTAATCGAGACTTACCTGAACAGCTTTTCCATTCTGTTTCCTTTCAACAGGAAGACGCCGTTAAGTTAATGATGAATCACTTATTAGATAATGGACATCGGCAAATCGCTTGTATTACCGGCCACATGATGAACCCGACAGGGATCGCACGAGTCAATGGTTACAAACATTCATTAACACAGTTCGGTATCGCTTTTAATGAAAAGTTGGTTAAGCATGGCGCTTACGATATGAAAAGTGGATATCAAGCCTGTAAAGAGCTGATCAATGATGGTACCCCGTTTACCGCTATTGTTGCTTTCAACGATTGTATGGCATTAGGTGCATTAAGAGCCTTGACTGAAGTAGGTATACAAGTCCCTGAGCAAGTATCCATTATTGGCATAGACAACGACCCCGTCTCAGAGTTTTTCACTCCAAGATTAACGACAGTTAAATTGCCTATCGCGGATATGACCAAGCAAGCTGTCGAACTAGCTATTACGTTATGTGAAGAAACAAAAGCAACGCATTCTTACCAATATAAAGGACAACTCATTGAAAGAGAATCGGTAATGCCTGTTAAATCGGCCTCAAAAAGTTAA
- a CDS encoding glycoside hydrolase family 1 protein yields the protein MQSKHLNGFPSDFFWGGSTSAYQVEGAWDEDGKGPSVIDMGRVVEGTTDFKVASDHYHRYKEDIALFAELGLKAYRFSIAWTRIFPSGEGEINSKGIEFYNNLINELIANGIEPIATMYHFDLPYALQEKGGWSNRATVEAFATYSRTLFEAFGDRVKYWLTINEQNMMILHGDALGTKHVDASNPMKDLYQQNHHMLVAQAKAMSLCHELLPQAKIGPAPNISVIYPASCQPEDVLAANTFSALRNWLYLDMAVYGRYNSTAWRFLEERGATPSIASGDMEILAKAKPDFIAFNFYNSQTVAQSAGDASDINSTGDQQITIGEIGAYKGVENKHLVKNEFGWEIDPVGFRTTMREIYERYALPLIVTENGLGAFDKVEANGEINDDYRIAYLQQHIKQVQLAISDGVEVFGYSPWSAIDLISTHQGCSKRYGFIHVDREEFDLKALKRSKKKSFYWYQSLITKNGL from the coding sequence ATGCAAAGTAAACATCTTAACGGTTTCCCAAGTGATTTTTTCTGGGGTGGTTCTACTTCAGCTTATCAGGTTGAAGGCGCATGGGACGAAGATGGCAAAGGTCCATCAGTAATAGATATGGGGAGAGTGGTTGAAGGCACGACAGATTTTAAAGTCGCCAGTGATCATTACCATCGTTATAAAGAAGATATCGCATTATTTGCAGAATTAGGATTAAAAGCATATCGATTTTCTATCGCTTGGACGAGAATATTTCCTAGCGGCGAAGGAGAGATAAACTCAAAAGGTATTGAATTCTATAATAATTTGATTAATGAGTTAATTGCTAATGGCATTGAACCTATAGCCACTATGTATCATTTTGATTTGCCTTATGCTTTGCAAGAAAAAGGCGGATGGTCGAATCGAGCGACGGTGGAAGCCTTTGCAACCTATAGTAGAACCTTGTTTGAAGCCTTTGGTGATCGCGTTAAATACTGGCTGACTATTAATGAACAAAACATGATGATTTTACATGGTGATGCATTGGGGACTAAACATGTTGATGCTAGTAACCCGATGAAAGATTTATACCAACAAAATCATCATATGCTGGTGGCTCAAGCTAAAGCGATGTCACTTTGCCATGAATTACTACCGCAAGCCAAGATTGGTCCTGCACCTAATATTTCGGTTATTTATCCGGCTTCATGTCAACCTGAAGATGTATTGGCCGCAAACACTTTTTCTGCACTTCGTAACTGGTTATATTTAGATATGGCGGTTTATGGGCGTTATAACTCAACGGCATGGCGCTTCCTTGAAGAACGTGGTGCAACACCTTCTATTGCTTCTGGCGACATGGAAATACTCGCAAAGGCAAAGCCTGACTTTATTGCCTTTAATTTCTATAACTCTCAAACCGTTGCGCAAAGTGCAGGCGATGCAAGTGATATTAACTCTACAGGTGATCAACAAATTACTATCGGAGAGATTGGCGCTTACAAAGGCGTTGAAAATAAGCATTTAGTTAAAAATGAATTTGGATGGGAAATAGACCCTGTGGGCTTTCGTACAACGATGCGTGAAATTTACGAACGTTATGCATTACCACTGATCGTCACTGAAAATGGTTTAGGCGCTTTCGATAAAGTGGAAGCGAACGGTGAGATTAATGACGATTATCGTATTGCTTATTTACAACAACATATTAAGCAAGTGCAGTTAGCGATTAGTGATGGAGTCGAAGTTTTTGGTTATAGCCCCTGGTCTGCCATTGATTTAATCAGTACGCATCAAGGCTGTTCAAAACGTTATGGTTTTATTCATGTTGATCGAGAAGAGTTTGATCTTAAAGCCTTAAAACGCAGCAAGAAAAAGAGCTTTTATTGGTATCAATCTCTGATTACGAAAAATGGTTTGTAG